The DNA segment GTTGATACAAGTTTTTAAGTATTGGattaattgcttaaaaaaaatctcacgtTCTAAATAATTTCTAAGTAGTACACAAATACTCCAAAAAAAGAGTTTTACAGGCTAAATTAGCAAGCGTGCCAATAGACACGCTTTTTCTAGTGTGTTCTATAACACAATacattaggccctgtttagttcacgaaaagaaaatttttaaatgttacatcggatgtttgaccggacaTCATaagggatttttggacacaaatgaaaaactaatttcataactcgttggaaaccgcgagacgaatcttttgaggctactcatggactaattaggctcaaaagattcgtcccgcgatttacatgcaaactgtacaattagtttttatttttacttatatttaatgttttatacatgtgtttaaagattcgatgtaatgttttaaagaaaaaaaatttagaaactaaACCAGACCTAATACTCATCATAGTAGTAAAAAGTTTGGGATAAACAGAGAGTAGCGCCCCAACcaatgacacgtgggccccgcGGAGAATACCCACCAACATCCGTGAAACTTCCGAGAAATACCAAAACTACCCCTCCAAGAAGCACAGGGTGAAAGCACACCGCCCGaactccgcctccgccccgcGGCCGGAGAAAAAATCCGGAACCCCACCCGTAGATCCAATGACATCTGGGCCCCACGTGAACCCAGACCGCCCCGCTCAGGACACAGCGACCGCGGGCTAGCGTACGCGCCGCGTACAAGAGGGAGGCGGTAGCCCCGTCGCGCGCCCCGCGGCCAATGGGAGGCGAGCTCTCGGATCGGTGACGTGGCGAGAAAATATTTTCAGATCCCGCGCAAACTCGCCCACCGCCCCCGCCTTTAAAGGCGGcgcccttctccttcccctttcctctccaaatccaatccACTTCGCATCGCATCCCACCCACGAACGCTTCGCCGCTTGATAAACCAAattccccaccaccaccaccgccgcttcgTTCTCGCCGATCCGGAGGTAAATCCATGGTTTGCTGCCTCGAAATGCTGCTCAAATCTCCGCGTGTTGGGTTGTTTGTGTTGGTTCTGGAGTGTGTGGGTTTTGGGTTGTTGTGTTGGTTCTGATCGGTTTTGTTCTTACTCGTAGGGCTCGAGATGAAGGCGAGGTCGAGGTCCAGCAATGGCGGCGACTCCAGGTGAGTTTTGTTGGTGGTTTTGTGCTTGTGCTCGTGGGTGGTTTCGGTTCGTTTTGGTTGGTTTGGGTTTTGATTTGGGGTTTTTTGTGGTGTTTCGTGAAGGCTCTCGGTGAGGAAGACCAAGGCGGAGAAGGACCCGAACAAGCCGAAGAGGCCACCGAGCGCGTTCTTCGTGTTCATGTGAGTCTTAGATCCGTGGGTTTTTGTGTTGGTGGTTCTCCGTTCGAAGTGGTTTTGGGCGTTCTGATCGATTTGTGGGTGTTGGTTTCTGCAGGGAGCAGTTCAGGAAGGACTACAAGGAGAAGCACCCCAACGTCAAGCAGGTCTCGGTGGTAAGCGTCGTTTTCCTCCGCTGCGTCTCTTAGTTTCGAACGGTTGCGTGGATTTGGCTCCGGCATTTTGTGTTCTGACTTGGTTTTGGTGGAAATCGCAGATTGGCAAGGCTGGTGGTGACAAGTGGAAGTCCATGACTGATGCTGTGAGTTTCTCACTTCCCCTTATTTGAACTGCTCCAT comes from the Oryza glaberrima chromosome 9, OglaRS2, whole genome shotgun sequence genome and includes:
- the LOC127783677 gene encoding HMG1/2-like protein isoform X2 is translated as MKARSRSSNGGDSRLSVRKTKAEKDPNKPKRPPSAFFVFMEQFRKDYKEKHPNVKQVSVIGKAGGDKWKSMTDADKAPFVTKAEKLKAEYTKKIDAYNNKQAGGPATSGDSDKSKSEGDE
- the LOC127783677 gene encoding HMG1/2-like protein isoform X1 yields the protein MKARSRSSNGGDSRLSVRKTKAEKDPNKPKRPPSAFFVFMEQFRKDYKEKHPNVKQVSVIGKAGGDKWKSMTDADKAPFVTKAEKLKAEYTKKIDAYNNKQAGGPATSGDSDKSKSEVNDEDEGSGDE